One Triticum dicoccoides isolate Atlit2015 ecotype Zavitan chromosome 5B, WEW_v2.0, whole genome shotgun sequence genomic window carries:
- the LOC119307587 gene encoding uncharacterized protein LOC119307587, producing MHLSLWKPLSHCAAILLSKNHRRRGGGGGGGTGGHGGGNGRRDDPASFLRQLRDALDAASEEGALCPPPDAAGAEEDAAVTRSRSLARLRAQRDFLRATALAAAAGPFRSISDLPLLAHAIATFLSMYPDYASTSDVDRLRLDHYSHLDAPGAGRVCLDYCGFGLFDSSWDSSSSSFTLSELNANLSNHALYGGAEPGTAENDIKERILEYLNVPASEYALVFTVSRGSAFKLLAECYPFENNRRLLTMFDHESQSVNWMAQSARAKGAKTRTAWFRWPTLKLCSTELRKEIVGKKKARRRDAAVGLFVFPAQSRVTGAKYSYQWMALAQQNGWHVMLDAGALGPKDMDSLGLSLFRPDFIITSFYRVFGSDPTGFGCLLIKKSVIGSLQGRNGCNASGMVRIVPVFPQYLSDSIDEFDAVETEGLEDDACTPIDENPVPDVRNGSQLPAFSGVYTSAQVRETFESDPGRDSSSDRDGASTIFEETESISVGEVMRSPAFSEDCSSENSFWVDVGQSPLGSEKSGQFKKGKLGSPLPSSWFTGRKGNKRMSPTSRISRSPLYDGNVISFDAAVLSVSQDVDCLREDPEEEIYENGRGNHFRQVSEIQEEPEVEEVACQHAMNGDLDHKESAIRRETEGEFRLLGRRDGNSRFAGGRLFGVEEIDGAISMGRRVSFNTEANMIADRLHRASDAAEASGYPFRDDDACISDGYDDAQDWSRREPEIICRHIDHVDMMGLNRTTLRLRYLINWLVTSLLQLKLPGLKDSDGVPLVHIYGPKIKYERGAAVAFNLKQSGGAFINAEFVQKIAEKNGISLGIGFLSHIKIDPNQKQSNGALDIPEASFYKNGRRDSKKVTVRVEVVTASLGFLTNFEDVYKMWAFVAKFLDPSFLESERIAIATDQMEAIAAEHMQGQI from the coding sequence ATGCATCTCTCCCTGTGGAAGCCGCTCTCCCACTGCGCCGCCATCCTCCTCTCCAAGAACCACCGGCGGCGCGGTGGGGGAGGCGGTGGGGGCACTGGCGGGCATGGCGGCGGCAACGGCCGGCGTGACGACCCGGCGTCGTTCCTCCGGCAGCTGCGCGACGCGCTGGACGCCGCGTCGGAGGAGGGCGCCCTCtgcccgccgcccgacgccgccggcgccgaggaggacgccgccgtCACccgctcccgctccctggcgcgccTGCGGGCGCAGCGCGACTTCCTCCGCGCCaccgcgctcgccgccgccgccggcccgttcCGCTCCATCTCCGACCTGCCGCTCCTCGCCCACGCCATAGCCACCTTCCTCTCCATGTATCCGGACTACGCCTCCACCTCCGACGTCGACCGCCTCCGCCTCGACCACTACTCCCACCTCGACGCCCCCGGCGCCGGCAGGGTCTGCTTGGACTACTGCGGCTTCGGCCTCTTCGACTCCAGCTgggactcctcctcctcgtccttcaCATTGTCCGAGCTCAATGCCAATCTGAGCAACCACGCGCTCTACGGTGGCGCTGAGCCCGGCACGGCGGAGAATGACATCAAGGAGCGGATCCTCGAGTACTTGAATGTGCCGGCCAGCGAGTACGCCCTGGTGTTCACTGTCAGCCGGGGGTCAGCGTTCAAGCTGCTCGCTGAGTGCTACCCATTCGAGAACAACCGAAGGCTGCTCACCATGTTTGACCATGAGAGCCAGTCGGTGAACTGGATGGCGCAGAGTGCGCGGGCAAAGGGTGCCAAGACGCGCACCGCATGGTTCCGCTGGCCCACTCTCAAGCTCTGCTCGACGGAGCTGCGCAAGGAGATCGTGGGCAAGAAGAAGGCCAGGCGACGGGATGCTGCAGTCGGATTGTTCGTGTTCCCTGCACAGTCTCGGGTGACCGGCGCCAAGTACTCCTACCAGTGGATGGCGCTGGCACAGCAGAATGGCTGGCATGTTATGCTTGATGCTGGTGCACTTGGTCCCAAGGACATGGACTCGCTGGGGCTCTCGCTGTTCCGGCCAGACTTCATTATAACCTCATTCTACCGGGTGTTTGGTTCTGACCCAACTGGATTTGGTTGCCTTCTGATCAAGAAGTCAGTTATTGGGAGCTTGCAGGGGAGGAATGGCTGCAATGCCTCTGGGATGGTTAGGATTGTTCCAGTCTTTCCACAGTACCTGAGTGACTCCATCGATGAATTTGATGCAGTGGAAACGGAGGGGCTTGAAGACGACGCTTGCACTCCGATAGATGAAAATCCAGTGCCTGATGTCCGGAATGGCTCTCAGCTGCCAGCATTTTCAGGTGTGTACACGTCTGCTCAGGTCAGAGAGACGTTTGAGAGTGACCCTGGTCGTGATAGCAGCTCGGATAGGGACGGGGCGAGCACCATTTTTGAAGAAACTGAGAGCATATCTGTCGGTGAGGTGATGAGGAGTCCAGCATTCAGCGAGGACTGTTCATCAGAGAACTCTTTCTGGGTTGATGTTGGCCAGAGCCCGTTGGGGTCAGAGAAGTCTGGTCAGTTCAAGAAAGGGAAACTGGGATCACCATTACCATCGTCTTGGTTCACTGGCAGAAAGGGTAACAAGAGGATGTCACCCACATCAAGGATATCTAGAAGCCCACTTTATGATGGTAATGTGATTTCTTTTGATGCTGCTGTATTGTCAGTTTCACAAGATGTAGACTGCCTCAGGGAAGACCCTGAAGAAGAAATCTATGAGAATGGCCGGGGAAATCATTTCAGGCAAGTTAGTGAAATCCAGGAGGAGCCAGAGGTGGAAGAGGTTGCATGCCAACATGCCATGAATGGTGATTTGGACCACAAAGAAAGTGCGATAAGAAGGGAGACTGAAGGGGAATTTCGGCTGCTGGGACGGAGGGATGGAAACAGCAGGTTTGCTGGCGGTCGTCTCTTCGGTGTTGAAGAGATTGACGGAGCTATAAGCATGGGGCGCAGGGTTTCATTCAACACTGAGGCAAATATGATTGCTGACAGACTACATCGGGCCTCAGATGCTGCTGAAGCGTCTGGATATCCATTTCGTGATGACGATGCCTGTATAAGTGATGGGTATGATGATGCTCAAGACTGGAGCAGGAGGGAACCAGAGATAATTTGCAGGCACATTGATCATGTTGATATGATGGGGCTCAACAGAACAACTCTTAGGTTAAGGTACCTTATCAATTGGCTAGTAACTTCGCTGTTGCAGCTGAAGCTGCCAGGCTTGAAAGACAGTGATGGAGTTCCTCTTGTCCACATTTATGGTCCAAAGATTAAGTATGAAAGGGGAGCGGCCGTTGCTTTCAATCTGAAGCAAAGTGGTGGCGCTTTCATTAATGCTGAATTTGTCCAGAAGATAGCTGAGAAAAATGGCATATCTCTCGGCATCGGTTTTCTTAGTCATATAAAGATAGACCCAAACCAGAAGCAGTCAAATGGAGCACTAGATATACCCGAGGCTTCCTTTTATAAGAATGGTCGCAGAGACAGTAAAAAGGTGACTGTAAGAGTTGAAGTTGTGACTGCTTcgcttggcttcctcactaactttgAAGATGTGTACAAGATGTGGGCATTTGTTGCCAAGTTCTTAGATCCTTCATTCCTGGAAAGTGAGCGCATTGCCATAGCTACTGACCAAATGGAGGCGATAGCTGCTGAGCACATGCAAGGGCAAATTTGA
- the LOC119309169 gene encoding uncharacterized protein LOC119309169 has translation MEWYDLLDYAVPVDKYTCSITIPEKFVRSVRGMISELVKLETPDGNTYNVHIAKELNNLVLRSGWSKFASVYELQEGDFLRFKYNGDSHFKVEIYDPSACEKETSCVVMNYNPGLQKRSVPHDNQMLSPEGERLAKRHNGCCSDSCKTSKMNPAGSPHKPTKKEVPSSEDARSSGELQTSTRSRYFLATGCNLTDAHKVEVDKIEQNIRPEIPLYVKTMSSASLVDGFLVICKDYAIKHLPCKDEFITFCHASHSKTWRAHYKINADDTYHLSTGWLRFVDDNQLQKGDTCVFEVLKRQRSFTMAVHLLKASYHHPPGFPASSKSLRPEAKSFRPEDKVRLSRFITLEGLLKTKVHEKVEVIKPEIPVFVSIMMKTNVSGRSLSLAFSLDYAKDFLPGENQIFRLHRPGESAPWKTEFKSFASRRWLVRGWEQFVIDNKLELDDVCLFERIENKKKLRMMVHIIRKKDAGGAADGEGPCGGGAAPAGVADVGAARRPALTVDSPNWARWFAFEHEEARRRGVRSVDHSLPPPALVVHDEDQEAEAAYQAAIKESEEEKRYSTSLVSQRQHNSSLSLSLLTRKNQGMHEEQDEMMGEKGCESCKKWQEHYYWEHMDASKTKFFKLMTQDSQQRIRIPDKFASNFIRQMQNPQGFDLKATSGETWHVGVTKVANGLFFSSGWGDFVKAHELQENDLLVFTFSGNSSFEVLVFDATGCEKLSSLFAGAGMRKHFHGMVGQQVEQYSLSDDSDSDSDDDDGEEDDDDDTSVPCQLIESRQNVSTLRKFSSRTKPRKELLPGSPNCSSSCDVKHEETDEEESDDDTYADFDYCYSRAAKQLPDDEKSEIIGLASIQPGNPAFMTVLLRAHLQHKNNFLVIPSKFVHEHLHMRSHEVVLLRPNREERWHVRYYQGSSSRGFRGQPWAKFVRDNELHEGDVCVFELIKGVRNEKKAARTTMTVHVVRRRRSNGRFALVG, from the exons ATGGAGTGGTACGATCTTCTCGACTATGCTGTTCCTGTGGACAAATATACATGTTCTATA ACCATACCAGAGAAGTTTGTGCGCAGTGTCAGAGGAATGATCTCTGAACTAGTCAAACTAGAAACTCCAGATGGTAATACATATAATGTTCATATTGCCAAGGAACTGAATAATCTAGTCCTTCGATCTGGATGGTCAAAATTTGCCAGTGTTTATGAGCTTCAAGAGGGTGACTTTTTGAGGTTCAAATACAATGGGGACTCCCACTTCAAAGTTGAGATCTATGATCCAAGTGCTTGCGAGAAAGAGACATCCTGCGTTGTAATGAACTACAATCCAGGTCTCCAAAAACGGAGCGTTCCTCATGATAATCAAATGTTATCACCGGAGGGTGAAAGGTTAGCAAAGCGTCACAATGGTTGCTGCAGCGACAGTTGCAAAACTTCAAAGATGAATCCAGCAGGCTCTCCACACAAACCAA CTAAAAAGGAAGTCCCATCTTCTGAAGATGCCAGGAGTTCAGGTGAACTTCAGACTTCCACCAGGTCTCGCTATTTCTTAGCAACAGGGTGCAACCTGACTGATGCACATAAGGTGGAAGTCGACAAAATTGAGCAAAATATCAGGCCTGAGATTCCACTATATGTCAAAACCATGTCCAGTGCCAGTCTGGTTGATGGATTTCTG GTCATATGCAAAGATTACGCTATCAAACACCTTCCATGCAAAGACGAATTCATCACATTTTGTCATGCCAGTCATAGCAAGACATGGCGTGCTCATTACAAGATCAATGCTGATGATACATATCATCTTTCTACCGGATGGTTGAGATTTGTCGATGACAACCAGTTGCAAAAAGGCGATACTTGCGTGTTTGAAGTATTAAAGAGGCAGAGAAGTTTCACAATGGCAGTTCATCTGCTTAAAGCAAGCTATCATCATCCACCAG GATTTCCCGCTTCTTCCAAGAGTCTTAGGCCTGAAGCCAAGAGTTTTAGGCCTGAAGATAAAGTGAGGCTGTCACGATTCATCACATTGGAGGGTCTGCTGAAGACTAAAGTGCATGAGAAAGTAGAAGTTATTAAGCCCGAAATCCCTGTTTTTGTGTCTATCATGATGAAAACCAATGTTAGCGGCAGAAGCCTCAGTTTG GCCTTCAGTCTGGATTATGCCAAAGATTTTCTCCCTGGTGAGAACCAAATTTTCAGGCTTCATCGGCCCGGGGAAAGCGCTCCATGGAAAACTGAATTCAAGAGCTTTGCTTCAAGGCGTTGGCTTGTTAGAGGCTGGGAGCAATTTGTCATTGACAACAAACTGGAACTAGACGATGTCTGCCTCTTCGAGCGGATTGAAAACAAGAAGAAGCTCAGGATGATGGTCCACATCATCCGAAAGAAAGA tgccggcggcgccgcggACGGCGAGGGCCCATGCGGAGGAGGTGCGGCACCGGCGGGCGTTGCTGACGTCGGAGCAGCGCGCCGACCCGCACTTACCGTCGACTCGCCCAACTGGGCTCgatggttcgccttcgagcacgaggaggcgaggcgacgcggCGTCCGCAGCGTCGACCACAGCCttccgccgcccgcgctcgtcgtcCACGACGAGGACCAGGAGGCCGAGGCCGCCTACCAGGCGGCCATCAAGGAGAGCGAGGAGGAGAAGCG TTACTCCACTAGTCTCGTCAGCCAGCGCCAGCAcaactcctctctctccctctctcttctcaCCAGGAAGAATCAGGGAATGCATGAAGAGCAAG ATGAGATGATGGGTGAGAAAGGGTGCGAGAGCTGCAAGAAGTGGCAGGAGCACTACTACTGGGAGCACATGGATGCGAGCAAGACCAAGTTCTTCAAGCTCATGACACAAGATTCCCAGCAGCGCATT CGCATACCGGACAAATTTGCGAGCAATTTCATCAGGCAGATGCAGAACCCACAGGGATTTGACCTGAAAGCAACAAGCGGCGAAACATGGCATGTGGGTGTTACCAAGGTTGCCAATGGCCTGTTCTTCAGTTCAGGATGGGGAGATTTTGTCAAGGCTCATGAACTGCAGGAGAATGACCTCCTGGTCTTCACATTCAGCGGCAACTCCTCTTTTGAGGTTCTCGTCTTCGATGCGACCGGCTGCGAGAAACTATCTTCTCTCTTCGCTGGCGCTGGCATGCGCAAACATTTTCATGGTATGGTGGGTCAACAGGTTGAGCAATACTCTCTAAGtgatgattctgattctgattctgatgatgacgacggcgaggaggatgacgatgatgatacaAGTGTGCCGTGTCAGCTGATTGAGTCCCGTCAGAATGTCTCCACTTTAAGGAAATTCAGTAGCAGAACCAAACCAA GGAAAGAGCTTCTTCCTGGATCACCAAACTGTAGCAGCTCATGTGATGTTAAGCATGAGGAAACTGATGAAGAGGAGAGTGATGACGACACATATGCTGACTTCGACTACTGCTACTCGAGGGCTGCAAAGCAACTACCCGACGACGAAAAAAGTGAAATAATCGGGCTGGCTTCGATCCAACCGGGCAATCCAGCATTCATGACAGTTCTTCTGAGGGCCCACCTGCAACACAAGAACAACTTTCTG GTCATCCCCAGTAAATTTGTACACGAACATCTTCACATGAGATCACATGAGGTTGTGCTCCTCAGGCCAAACAGAGAAGAGAGGTGGCATGTCAGGTACTACCAGGGGAGCTCCAGCAGAGGCTTCAGGGGCCAACCCTGGGCCAAGTTCGTCCGTGACAACGAACTGCACGAGGGGGATGTCTGCGTCTTCGAGCTGATCAAAGGCGTGAGGAATGAGAAGAAGGCGGCGAGGACGACGATGACCGTCCATGTTGTCAGGAGGAGGAGGTCCAACGGTCGGTTTGCCTTAGTGGGCTAA